One genomic region from Drosophila busckii strain San Diego stock center, stock number 13000-0081.31 chromosome 3R, ASM1175060v1, whole genome shotgun sequence encodes:
- the LOC108603224 gene encoding tight junction protein ZO-1 isoform X6 — translation MLGDRTTWEYHTVSVTRVPGYGFGIAVSGGRDNPHFANGDPSIAVSDVLKGGPAEDRLQVNDRIITVNGVSLENVEYATAVQVLRDSGNTVTLVVKRRVPLNVANTNPAQHQHSHSMSSVGMGLSNGMSNGTGLAGSQAPSAVMSSMSQPNSLNSSLVQQNGSGVGLGSHMGQPIKVTMTKNSKKDDYGIVLGCRLFVKEISSKAREQLTANGYSLQEGDVITRIHNTNCGDSMSLKEAKKIIDGCKERLNLVVLRDITNQSALVNQLNNSTHLQQSNAQLYASHQAQVSSCSNNLDDAYLPGGASYSSQNLYVQPPTRTSNGPSVNGNGLNDEKSNLTPRGRSRGPLMDGVSLQQLDRPVSPTNGARARVDEPPRPPPPRAAQEDFYSSRRQLYEERQSAEPRFISFQKEGSVGIRLTGGNEAGIFVTAVQPGSPASLQGLMPGDKILKVNDMDMHGVTREEAVLFLLSLQDRIDLIVQYCKEEYDEVVTNQRGDSFHIKTHFHCDNPSKGEMAFKAGDVFRVIDTLHNGVVGSWQVLKIGRGHQEMQRGVIPNKSRAEELATAQFNATKKEMNANESRGNFFRRRRSTHRRSKSLSRENWDDVVFSDSISKFPAYERVVLRHPGFVRPLVLFGPVSDLAREKLAKDYPDKFCTPLQQDDDKSSAVNGAGKCRIVRLSHIRDIMDRGKHALLDITPNAVDRLNYAQFYPVVIFLKTDSKHVIKQLRHGLPKAAHKSSKKLLEQCQKLERVWSHIFSTQIVLNDEDAWYRKLRDAIDLQQSGAVWMSESKPLESLSDDFLFPMTTSRLSYASSPESDLELSPGPSASLSLGNLPQLVKASSDPSIATNQDNLDRDRDIIGEGLPPPYTVPYEQHGVSNGMRHATHDASKYAIYGSNVGQQQQQSTLEAATAAQQRPQSLYGINAPDLPPRIDRQSKPGDLPLNTSGSSSRNGTLGRSAQERLFGKPLLQDEVQAEYVTRAALTGDTMERQHASLDRQARLNAAQHKSNGAAVPAAAVAAAASTYDSVSSYDSYNNGQLTMQSLGRLGPNAPDDLKSVPNASARPLPPVAAPHDYARNAAAHEHRNYAPGNDLNRQSSPGRPLYHDMNASRNIDPRNGTPQRPSNLGLDSSPRKPLVETKTDYGKYSRNNSVTQADYSKLPKHPQALVQPANMVNGSATPSSNGSGPFKPVPPPKPKNYRPPAQSGGSSGSGGTTPWENGDSGSPRSPNGFYYPPTPSHHHYGQQTPVPGSPHQAQPNYGTSNGNYGQAPQQQQQQPQQQQYAPNAGYNGNSHHYNGGSGTGPYIAPHRGMPPPIGNLPPHTPERHALDLAGSREQRGSAFELYRKPQIGATAGHHHNMSEMEPYDARYEDYYARPQPHPHYATQMQRSRSAPRYPNERAPASQDPNYYTHYEQRRYHQSQRAPYEQYYDEQGRELAPPPPLPPHKKKKSMLKSPLTALKNALLKSTRPLRRMNSMVEPERKPKGLRRQQSMLERGVQRPYYPDEYPGYATSVNERQQDIYYDPYAPQQQQLMNSTYQNLESEDIYGNIATVPRQQPEYGYEQYDLYANRASIDLERRQAEAAQQAVRHGRRIVRRHSTTTADRAAPLNRRHMPQQYEQQQQDIYQTRQGAYMQAEQRRAPSSEVMARRRFYPGAANEQSDELEPMYQSRREMQREMQRNHLYQSKQEMQQRIVQGKRDMERELSAQSSSQSERSDDRSERSNSDNYQSRRESTRSQLREQIYQTRREALDSMAEPIYVSKRDMGRPAPIYETREESILQSRENETDEKKEKECKTEQVQVEINAQPEEQPDSTLSRSDLQKSSDTVIENIAAAPLVQSEFADESADSSAEHSELPTAIETNALNNALLANETSNVSDEVFEQQDKLSALPKVEAAAPAASPRASRAPFHISNILKRTAPPPSAPISDSCTSIETQYVSQASLPVGPPNATSTPFSSNMSLPIAGPVPAAAAAAFPKLPAEPCTTRGCFDASGGTLADKLWHVSLEIPPGAIPAGVRQEIYFTVSDPRMGQAVGGPPLDMENGETMLSPLVMCGPQGLEFLVPVTLNIPHCAGRTASLGLALKATDSEKNLHTEWDNIDLPSNAAAHTVSVKVDHF, via the exons ATGTTG GGCGATCGCACCACTTGGGAGTATCATACAGTTTCGGTAACGCGTGTGCCTGGCTATGGTTTCGGCATTGCCGTTTCCGGTGGACGTGATAATCCCCACTTTGCCAATGGTGATCCATCAATTGCAGTAAGCGATGTGCTCAAAGGTGGACCAGCCGAGGATCGTTTACA AGTCAACGATCGCATTATCACTGTGAATGGCGTTTCGCTGGAGAATGTGGAATATGCTACGGCGGTGCAAGTGCTGCGCGATAGCGGCAATACGGTCACACTGGTTGTTAAGCGACGCGTGCCTTTGAATGTGGCCAATACAAATCCTGCACAGCATCAACATTCGCATAGCATGAGCTCGGTGGGAATGGGTTTAAGCAATGGCATGAGCAATGGCACTGGCCTGGCTGGCAGTCAAGCGCCCAGCGCTGTTATGTCCAGCATGAGTCAGCCCAACTCGCTGAATTCGTCGCTGGTGCAGCAGAATGGCAGCGGTGTGGGTTTGGGCAGTCACATGGGTCAGCCTATAAAGGTGACCATGACAAAGAATAGCAAAAAGGATGACTATGGCATTGTGCTGGGCTGTCGACTGTTTGTAAAGGAAATCAGCAGCAAGGCGCGTGAGCAGTTAACAGCAAATGGTTATTCGCTGCAGGAAGGTGACGTCATTACGCGCATACACAACACCAATTGTGGTGATAGCATGAGCCTGAAGGAAGCCAAGAAGATCATAGATGGCTGCAAGGAGCGTTTGAATCTTGTTGTGCTGCGTGATATAACCAATCAGTCAGCTTTGGTTAATCAGCTTAACAATTCAACGCATTTGCAGCAGTCGAATGCGCAGCTATATGCTTCACATCAGGCGCAGGtgtccagctgcagcaacaatttggaTGATGCATATTTGCCGGGAGGCGCTAGCTACAGCTCACAGAATCTTTATGTGCAGCCGCCGACGCGCACGTCGAATGGTCCGAGCGTTAATGGCAATGGGCTGAACGATGAGAAAAGCAATTTGACACCACGTGGACGCTCGCGTGGTCCGCTAATGGATGGAGTgtcactgcagcagctggacagACCAGTTAGTCCTACAAATGGCGCACGCGCACGTGTGGATGAGCCACCCAGACCGCCGCCACCAAGAGCTGCACAGGAGGATTTCTATAGCTCGCGTCGTCAGCTGTACGAGGAGCGTCAAAGCGCCGAGCCACGCTTTATATCATTCCAAAAGGAAGGCAGCGTTGGCATACGCTTGACTGGCGGCAATGAGGCGGGCATCTTTGTTACTGCAGTGCAGCCTGGTTCGCCTGCTTCGCTGCAGGGTCTAATGCCTGGTGATAAAATACTCAAGGTCAATGATATGGATATGCATGGCGTAACACGCGAGGAGGCTGTGCTGTTCCTGCTGAGTCTGCAGGATCGCATTGATTTGATTGTGCAGTACTGCAAGGAGGAGTACGATGAGGTGGTGACCAATCAGCGCGGCGATTCGTTTCACATTAAGACGCATTTTCATTGCGACAATCCGTCCAAGGGCGAAATGGCTTTCAAAGCTGGTGATGTGTTTCGTGTTATCGATACGCTGCACAATGGCGTTGTGGGCAGCTGGCAGGTGCTGAAGATTGGACGTGGTCATCAGGAAATGCAGCGTGGTGTTATACCCAACAAATCGCGCGCTGAGGAGTTGGCCACAGCGCAGTTCAATGCAACCAAAAAGGAAATGAATGCCAATGAGTCGCGTGGCAATTTCTTTCGACGTCGAcg CTCCACGCATCGTCGCTCCAAGAGTTTATCGCGTGAAAACTGGGACGATGTTGTGTTCTCGGACAGCATTAGCAAATTTCCTGCCTATGAGCGTGTGGTGCTGCGTCATCCTGGCTTTGTGCGTCCGCTTGTGCTGTTTGGTCCTGTCTCCGATTTGGCGCGTGAAAAACTTGCCAAAGATTATCCCGATAAGTTCTGCACGCCGCTGCAGCAGGACGACGACAAGTCTAGCGCGGTAAATGGCGCTGGCAAGTGCCGCATTGTGCGCTTATCACACATACGCGATATAATGGATCGTGGCAAGCATGCGCTGCTGGATATTACCCCCAATGCGGTGGATCGTCTCAACTATGCACAATTCTATCCTGTGGTCATTTTCCTTAAAACGGACAGCAAACATGTTATCAAGCAGCTGCGCCATGGGCTGCCCAAGGCGGCGCACAAGAGCAGCAAGAAATTGCTGGAGCAGTGTCAGAAGCTCGAGCGCGTCTGGTCTCATATCTTTAGCACACAAATTGTGCTCAATGATGAGGACGCTTGGTATCGCAAGCTGCGCGATGCCATCGATTTGCAGCAAAGCGGCGCTGTCTGGATGTCCGAGTCCAAG CCGTTAGAATCCTTGTCCGATGATTTCCTTTTCCCCATGACCACATCCCGTTTATCGTATGCATCAAGTCCCGAGTCCGACTTGGAGCTCAGTCCGGGCCCATCAGCATCATTGTCGCTTGGCAATTTGCCGCAATTGGTAAAAGCGAGTTCAGATCCATCGATTGCCACTAACCAGGATAACTTGGATAGGGATAGAGACATTATTGGTGAAGGACTACCACCTCCATATACG GTACCCTATGAACAACATGGCGTGTCCAatggcatgcggcatgcaacacacGATGCAAGCAAATATGCAATCTATGGCAGCAATGtggggcagcaacagcagcaatcgaCGCTTGAAGCTGCCACTGCAGCGCAGCAACGTCCACAGTCGCTTTACGGCATCAATGCGCCTGATTTGCCGCCACGCATTGATCGCCAGTCCAAGCCTGGAGATTTGCCACTCAACACTTCGGGCAGCAGCTCACGCAATGGCACGCTGGGCCGCAGCGCTCAGGAGCGTCTGTTCGGCAAGCCGCTGCTGCAGGACGAAGTCCAAGCGGAGTATGTAACACGCGCTGCTTTAACTGGCGACACCATGGAGCGCCAACATGCCTCACTGGACAGACAGGCGCGTCTCAATGCAGCGCAGCACAAGTCAAATGGCGCTGCTGTGCccgctgccgccgtcgccgccgctgcctCCACCTACGACAGCGTCTCCAGCTACGATTCATACAACAATGGACAGCTCACTATGCAAAGTCTTGGCCGACTGGGGCCCAATGCGCCCGATGATCTCAAATCCGTGCCAAATGCCAG TGCGCGTCCGCTGCCGCCAGTGGCGGCTCCACATGATTATGCACGCAATGCTGCGGCGCATGAGCATCGCAACTATGCCCCAGGCAACGATCTAAATCGCCAAAGTAGTCCCGGTCGACCGCTCTATCATGATATGAATGCGTCACGTAATATAG ATCCACGCAATGGCACACCACAGCGTCCTTCCAATTTAGGTTTGGACAGCAGTCCACGCAAGCCGCTGGTGGAAACTAAAACAGATTACGGCAAATACAG TCGCAACAATTCCGTTACGCAAGCGGACTACAGCAAGCTACCAAAGCATCCGCAAGCGCTGGTGCAGCCCGCCAACATGGTCAACGGCAGcgccacgcccagcagcaatggcagcggTCCCTTCAAGCCTGTGCCGCCGCCCAAGCCCAAAAACTATCGCCCGCCTGCACAAagtggcggcagcagcggcagcggtggCACCACCCCCTGGGAAAATGGC GACTCTGGCTCGCCACGTTCACCCAATGGCTTCTATTATCCACCAACGCCTTCGCATCATCATTATGGACAGCAAACGCCTGTGCCGGGCTCACCGCATCAAGCGCAGCCCAACTATGGCACCAGCAATGGCAACTACGGCCAAgcaccgcagcagcaacagcagcaacctcagcagcagcaatatgcgCCCAATGCAGGCTACAACGGCAACAGTCATCATTATAATGGCGGCAGCGGCACTGGTCCGTACATTGCGCCACACAGAGGCATGCCTCCGCCCATAG GTAATTTACCACCGCATACACCCGAACGTCACGCACTCGATTTGGCCGGCAGTCGTGAGCAGCGTGGCTCAGCCTTTGAATTGTATCGCAAGCCACAGATTGGCGCCACTGCGGGGCACCATCACAACATGAG CGAAATGGAGCCATACGATGCGCGCTATGAAGATTACTATGCAAGGCCGCAGCCACATCCACACTATGCTACCCAAATGCAGCGCTCCAGATCAGCGCCACGTTATCCCAACGAGCGTGCGCCGGCGTCACAGGATCCCAACTATTATACGCACTATGAGCAGCGACGCTATCATCAAAGTCAGCGTGCGCCCTATGAGCAGTACTATGATGAGCAGGGCAGAGAGCTGGCACCACCGCCGCCACTACCGCCGCATAAGAAAAAGAAATCCATGCTAAAAAGTCCGTTGACAGCGCTGAAGAATGCGCTGCTTAAGTCCACGCGTCCGCTTAGACGCATGAACAGCATGGTGGAGCCGGAACGCAAGCCCAAGGGGCTAAGACGTCAGCAGTCTATGCTGGAGCGCGGTGTGCAGCGTCCTTACTATCCAGATGAGTATCCAGGCTATGCTACAAGCGTTAATGAGCGTCAACAGGACATATACTACGATCCTTatgcgccgcagcagcagcagctaatgaaCAGCACTTATCAGAATTTGGAGAGCGAAGATATTTATGGCAACATAGCGACTGTGCCGCGCCAGCAGCCAGAGTATGGCTATGAGCAGTACGATTTGTATGCCAATCGCGCGAGCATAGATCTGGAGCGTCGCCAGGcagaagcagcgcagcaggctGTACGCCATGGGCGACGCATAGTGCGTAGACATAGCACCACAACAGCGGATCGCGCAGCGCCGCTCAACAGACGCCACATGCCACAGCAgtatgagcaacagcagcaggataTATATCAAACCAGACAAGGCGCCTATATGCAAGCGGAGCAGCGTCGCGCACCCAGCTCTGAGGTAATGGCGCGACGTCGCTTTTATCCTGGCGCCGCCAATGAGCAAAGCGACGAACTGGAGCCCATGTATCAATCGCGGCGAGAAATGCAGCGCGAAATGCAGCGCAATCATTTGTATCAGTCCAAGCAGGaaatgcagcagcgcattgtaCAAGGCAAACGTGATATGGAGCGCGAGCTAAGCgcgcagagcagcagccaaagcgagCGCAGCGACGATCGCTCAGAGCGCTCAAACTCGGACAACTATCAGTCGCGCCGTGAATCGACGCGCAGTCAGCTGCGTGAGCAAATCTATCAAACGCGCAGAGAAGCGCTGGACAGCATGGCAGAGCCTATTTACGTGTCCAAGCGCGACATGGGCAGACCAGCGCCCATATACGAAACACGCGAGGAAAGCATTTTACAGTCGCGCGAGAATGAAACGGATGAGAAAAAGGAAAAGGAATGCAAGACAGAGCAAGTGCAGGTGGAGATTAATGCGCAGCCTGAGGAGCAGCCAGACAGCACGTTAAGTCGCTCTGATTTGCAAAAATCCTCAGATACAGTTATAGAAAATATAGCAGCTGCGCCTTTGGTGCAAAGCGAATTCGCTGATGAGTCAGCCGACAGCTCAGCTGAGCACAGCGAGCTGCCCACAGCTATAGAAACTAATGCGCTTAACAACGCGTTGTTAGCTAATGAAACATCAAATGTTTCCGATGAAGTATTCGAGCAGCAGGATAAGCTTAGTGCGCTGCCCAAAGTGGAagctgctgctcccgctgcTTCCCCGCGTGCGTCTCGCGCGCCTTTTCACATTTCCAACATACTCAAACGCACTGCGCCGCCGCCTAGCGCACCCATAAGCGATAGCTGCACCTCCATTGAAACGCAGTATGTTTCACAGGCCAGTCTGCCTGTTGGTCCACCCAATGCCACCAGCACGCCcttcagcagcaacatgtcgCTGCCCATAGCTGGTCCAGTgcctgctgccgccgccgccgcctttcCCAAACTGCCAGCTGAGCCTTGCACCACGCGCGGCTGTTTCGACGCCAGCGGCGGCACCTTAGCGGACAAGCTGTGGCATGTATCGCTGGAAATTCCACCAGGCGCCATACCCGCTGGTGTGCGTCAGGAAATCTACTTTACAGTCAGCGATCCGCGCATGGGACAAGCGGTGGGCGGTCCGCCATTGGACATGGAAAATG GTGAAACAATGCTTTCACCGCTTGTCATGTGCGGGCCACAGGGTTTGGAGTTTCTGGTGCCTGTTACACTGAATATTCCGCATTGTGCTGGACGCACCGCTTCACTCGGACTGGCATTGAAGGCAACGGACAGTGAAAAGAATCTGCACACGGAGTGGGATAACATTGATCTGCCCAGCAATGCTGCCGCACACACAGTTTCCGTCAAGGTGGATCATTTCTAA